In Ruania zhangjianzhongii, the following proteins share a genomic window:
- a CDS encoding LacI family DNA-binding transcriptional regulator — protein sequence MRNAVTMADVARRAGVSIKTVSNVINGYPHIRSSTRARVEEAVTALDYRLNLSARMLRTRRTGLITLAVPELSLPYFAELADAVIRAADGHGLTVLIEQTSGRRDRELAVLAGARRTLTDGVLFSPLALGPQDREAFTVDFPMVLLGERIFGVPADHVTMNNVAGARAATEHLLGLGRRRIAVLGANVAATDAPTSATLRLDGHAEALAAAGLELDPELVVPAAQWHRLEGAQALGATLDRGTSVDAVFALNDALALGALYALHARGLDVPGQVALIGFDDVEDVRFATPTISSVAPGRDEIAQTAVRLLVDRIKPATAERPFVRIVTDARVLARQSTGEPGERELAVLPGSTEPAAQTIV from the coding sequence ATGAGGAACGCAGTGACGATGGCCGACGTCGCCCGCCGCGCCGGCGTGTCGATCAAAACCGTCTCGAACGTGATCAACGGCTACCCGCACATCCGCTCCTCCACCCGCGCGCGGGTGGAGGAGGCGGTCACCGCGCTCGACTACCGGCTGAACCTGTCCGCCCGGATGCTGCGCACCCGGCGCACCGGGCTGATCACGCTCGCGGTGCCCGAGCTGTCCCTGCCGTACTTCGCCGAGCTCGCCGATGCGGTGATCCGCGCTGCGGACGGTCACGGGCTGACCGTGCTGATCGAGCAGACCTCCGGCCGGCGGGACCGGGAGCTGGCGGTGCTGGCCGGTGCCCGGCGCACGCTCACCGACGGTGTGCTGTTCTCTCCCCTGGCGCTCGGACCGCAGGACCGGGAGGCGTTCACCGTGGACTTCCCGATGGTGCTCCTCGGGGAGCGCATCTTCGGTGTCCCGGCCGACCACGTGACGATGAACAATGTGGCCGGCGCCCGCGCTGCGACCGAGCACCTGCTCGGCCTCGGCCGTCGCCGGATCGCCGTTCTCGGCGCGAACGTCGCTGCCACTGACGCCCCCACCTCCGCCACGCTGCGTCTGGACGGGCACGCCGAGGCGCTGGCGGCCGCGGGGCTGGAGCTCGATCCCGAGCTGGTGGTGCCGGCCGCGCAGTGGCACCGGCTCGAGGGCGCCCAAGCACTCGGCGCGACACTGGACCGCGGGACGAGCGTCGATGCGGTCTTCGCGCTCAACGACGCCCTCGCCCTCGGCGCCCTGTATGCGCTGCACGCCCGCGGGCTGGACGTGCCCGGCCAGGTCGCGCTGATCGGGTTCGACGACGTGGAGGACGTCCGCTTCGCCACCCCCACGATCAGCTCGGTAGCGCCGGGCCGGGACGAGATCGCGCAGACCGCCGTACGGCTCCTCGTCGACCGGATCAAGCCCGCGACGGCGGAGCGTCCGTTCGTACGGATCGTCACCGATGCGCGGGTGCTTGCCCGGCAGTCCACCGGTGAGCCGGGCGAGCGCGAGCTCGCCGTGCTCCCGGGCAGCACCGAACCCGCAGCCCAGACGATCGTCTGA
- a CDS encoding fumarylacetoacetate hydrolase family protein, protein MKIARFTAGDDPRYAVVDGEDLVVLTGDPLYTPPTPTGKRVPLDAVRLLAPVIPRSKVVCVGRNYAEHAAELGNEVPEEPLLFVKPNTTVVGPDDPIVLPRYSEEVHHEAELAVVISRMCKDLSVERAHEVVLGYTAANDVTARDVQRSDTTWTRGKMFDTSCPLGPYLVTDLDPTDLRITARVDGELRQDGSTSQLVRSVAELIAYASTIFTLLPGDVLLTGTPAGVGPIEHGQRVEVEVEGIGVLGNPVLRR, encoded by the coding sequence ATGAAGATCGCACGCTTCACCGCCGGAGACGACCCGCGTTACGCCGTGGTGGATGGTGAGGACCTGGTGGTGTTGACCGGGGACCCGCTGTACACCCCACCCACCCCGACCGGGAAGCGAGTGCCGTTGGACGCCGTCCGGCTGCTCGCCCCGGTGATCCCACGCTCGAAGGTGGTCTGCGTGGGCCGCAACTACGCCGAGCACGCCGCCGAGCTGGGCAACGAGGTACCCGAGGAGCCGCTGCTCTTCGTCAAACCGAACACGACTGTGGTGGGCCCGGACGATCCGATCGTGCTGCCGCGGTACTCCGAGGAGGTGCACCATGAGGCCGAGCTGGCCGTGGTGATCTCCCGGATGTGCAAGGACCTGTCGGTGGAGCGGGCGCACGAGGTGGTCCTCGGCTACACCGCCGCCAACGACGTCACCGCACGCGATGTCCAGCGCAGCGACACCACCTGGACCCGGGGGAAGATGTTCGACACCTCCTGCCCGCTCGGGCCGTACCTGGTGACCGACCTGGACCCGACTGACCTGCGGATCACCGCCCGGGTGGATGGTGAGCTGCGCCAGGACGGCTCCACCTCGCAGCTGGTGCGTTCGGTGGCCGAGCTGATCGCCTATGCCTCCACGATCTTCACCCTGCTCCCCGGTGACGTGCTGCTCACCGGCACTCCCGCGGGTGTCGGGCCGATCGAGCACGGCCAGCGGGTCGAGGTGGAGGTCGAGGGCATCGGGGTGCTCGGGAACCCGGTGCTGCGGCGCTGA
- the gltX gene encoding glutamate--tRNA ligase gives MTDTSSPSGVRVRFCPSPTGTPHVGLIRTALFNWAQARHTGGTFVFRIEDTDAARDSEESYTQLLDALSWLGLDWDEGVEVGGPHAPYRQSQRMDLYADVAAQLLAAGHAYESFSTPEEVGDRHRAAGRDPKLGYDGFDRDLTEEQKAAFRAEGRLPVLRLRMPAEDLTFTDLVRGEVTFKAGAVPDFVIVRGNGQPLYTLVNPVDDALMQITHVLRGEDLLSSTPRQIALYHALLDIGVASLVPVFGHLPTVTGEGNKKLSKRSPESNLFLHRERGFIPEGLLNYLALLGWSISPDNDIFTREEMVAAFDVADVNPNPARFDVKKAEAINAAHLRLLAPEDFRSRLVPYLHAAGVLPVAAYDELDPAQQELLTAAAPLVQERMSLLGEAPGMLGFLFTGDGEVTIAEDARGALREEAAEVLDRSIAVLADLADFSADAQQGALRAVLVDELGIKPRFAFAPLRVAITGRRVSPPLFESMEILGRDSALTRLRALRATL, from the coding sequence ATGACCGATACTTCCTCGCCCTCCGGCGTCCGCGTCCGCTTCTGTCCCTCACCTACCGGCACCCCGCATGTGGGGCTGATCCGTACGGCGCTGTTCAACTGGGCGCAGGCCCGGCACACCGGTGGCACCTTCGTGTTCCGGATCGAGGACACCGACGCCGCCCGGGACAGCGAGGAGAGCTACACCCAGCTGCTCGACGCGCTCAGTTGGCTCGGCCTGGACTGGGACGAGGGCGTGGAGGTCGGCGGGCCGCACGCCCCCTACCGGCAGTCGCAGCGGATGGACCTCTACGCCGACGTCGCCGCGCAGCTGCTGGCAGCCGGGCACGCCTATGAGTCCTTCTCCACCCCGGAGGAGGTGGGGGACCGGCACCGCGCCGCCGGGCGGGACCCCAAGCTCGGCTACGACGGCTTCGACCGGGACCTCACCGAGGAGCAGAAGGCCGCCTTCCGCGCCGAGGGCCGGTTGCCGGTGCTCCGGCTACGGATGCCGGCCGAGGACCTCACCTTCACCGACCTGGTGCGCGGCGAGGTCACCTTCAAGGCCGGTGCGGTGCCCGACTTCGTGATCGTGCGCGGTAACGGGCAGCCGCTGTACACCCTGGTGAACCCGGTCGACGATGCGCTGATGCAGATCACCCACGTGCTTCGCGGGGAGGACCTGCTCTCCTCCACCCCCCGCCAGATCGCCCTGTACCACGCACTGCTGGACATCGGTGTGGCCAGCCTGGTGCCCGTGTTCGGGCATCTGCCGACGGTGACCGGCGAGGGGAACAAGAAGCTGTCCAAGCGCTCACCGGAGTCGAACCTGTTCCTGCACCGGGAGCGCGGCTTCATCCCCGAGGGGCTGCTGAACTACCTGGCGCTGCTCGGCTGGTCCATCTCCCCGGACAACGACATCTTCACCCGGGAGGAGATGGTGGCGGCCTTCGACGTGGCCGATGTGAACCCGAACCCGGCGCGGTTCGACGTGAAGAAGGCCGAGGCGATCAATGCCGCCCACCTGCGGCTGCTCGCCCCGGAGGACTTCCGCTCCCGCCTGGTGCCCTACCTGCACGCCGCCGGAGTGCTGCCGGTAGCCGCCTACGACGAGCTGGACCCGGCCCAGCAAGAGCTGCTCACCGCCGCGGCACCCTTGGTACAGGAGCGGATGAGTCTGCTCGGGGAAGCGCCCGGGATGCTCGGTTTCCTGTTCACCGGCGACGGCGAAGTCACCATCGCCGAGGATGCCCGCGGGGCACTGCGCGAGGAGGCCGCCGAGGTGCTGGACCGCTCGATTGCGGTGCTGGCAGACCTGGCGGACTTCTCCGCCGACGCCCAGCAGGGCGCGCTGCGTGCGGTGCTGGTGGACGAGCTGGGGATCAAGCCGCGGTTCGCCTTCGCGCCGCTGCGGGTGGCGATCACCGGACGGCGGGTCTCGCCACCGCTGTTCGAGTCGATGGAGATCCTCGGCCGGGACTCCGCGCTGACCCGGTTGCGGGCGCTGCGGGCCACGCTGTGA
- a CDS encoding HAD family hydrolase, protein MTASDPRPAVTPADLRPAAAPADLRPAAAPVDPRPAAAPADPHPVRAVLFDLDDTLLDTAAAFAAAVAAVAAQFLPHLEPARYPEVLATWRADTGGHYQAHVDGLVDYRTQRFARAQQIQDEFGGTALDNAGYERWAQVWDATFSTSWVAFDDAAAILAELRSAGLAVGCVTNASTAQQSAKLAAVGLIDAVPLLVTLDTFGVGKPDPRVFHEGARLLGVDPGQVLYVGDEPLIDARGATAAGLRGVWLDRPGRRRGTPGEDPDALAADGIGVIQGLADVLDLVPGAANAPSRS, encoded by the coding sequence GTGACGGCCAGCGATCCGCGCCCGGCAGTGACGCCCGCCGATCTGCGCCCGGCAGCGGCGCCCGCCGATCTGCGCCCGGCAGCGGCGCCCGTCGATCCGCGCCCGGCAGCGGCGCCCGCCGATCCGCACCCGGTCCGCGCGGTGCTCTTCGATCTGGACGACACGCTGCTGGACACCGCAGCCGCGTTCGCCGCTGCGGTGGCCGCCGTGGCGGCGCAGTTCCTGCCGCACCTTGAGCCGGCCCGATACCCGGAGGTCCTCGCCACCTGGCGTGCGGACACCGGTGGGCACTACCAGGCGCACGTGGATGGCCTGGTGGACTACCGCACCCAGCGCTTCGCCCGCGCCCAGCAGATCCAGGACGAGTTCGGCGGCACCGCTCTGGACAACGCCGGATATGAACGCTGGGCGCAGGTGTGGGACGCGACGTTCAGCACCTCCTGGGTGGCGTTCGACGACGCCGCAGCGATCCTGGCCGAACTGCGTTCCGCCGGTCTGGCGGTGGGCTGCGTGACGAACGCCAGCACCGCGCAGCAGAGCGCGAAGCTGGCGGCCGTCGGGCTCATCGACGCTGTGCCGTTGCTGGTCACCCTGGACACCTTCGGCGTCGGCAAACCCGACCCGCGCGTCTTCCACGAGGGAGCCCGGCTGCTCGGCGTGGACCCCGGCCAGGTGCTCTACGTCGGTGACGAACCGCTGATCGACGCGCGCGGCGCCACCGCCGCCGGGCTGCGCGGAGTGTGGCTGGACCGACCCGGCCGGCGCCGCGGAACCCCGGGGGAGGACCCCGATGCCCTGGCCGCGGACGGGATCGGAGTGATCCAGGGTCTTGCGGACGTGCTCGACCTCGTTCCAGGTGCCGCGAATGCTCCCTCCCGCAGCTGA
- a CDS encoding acylphosphatase produces the protein MAWFRHNKRQQARVTARRVVVTGDVQGVGFRAATVRQARAAGVTGWVRNRSDGRVDAWAEGPAEAVAELVDWLANGPRHAVVTEREVTDEQPQGYTTFEIDR, from the coding sequence ATGGCGTGGTTCAGGCACAACAAGCGGCAGCAGGCGCGGGTGACGGCGCGCCGGGTGGTGGTCACCGGTGACGTCCAGGGGGTGGGCTTCCGGGCCGCGACCGTGCGCCAGGCCCGAGCCGCGGGAGTGACCGGCTGGGTTCGCAACCGCTCCGACGGTCGGGTGGACGCCTGGGCGGAGGGGCCGGCCGAAGCGGTCGCCGAGCTCGTCGACTGGCTCGCCAACGGGCCTCGGCACGCAGTGGTGACCGAACGCGAGGTCACGGACGAGCAACCGCAGGGCTACACCACGTTCGAGATCGACCGCTGA
- a CDS encoding sulfite exporter TauE/SafE family protein: MSVTVFLLLGLTVLVAAFLQGSAGMGFAMLAAPIVSLVDPTLIPVMLLVLMIPLNAYVGWRERADLDWRGVGWISLGRFAGTFIGVWILVLVSVSQLSLLIGISTVLAAVVALLAPSFVPNRPGLAVVGLITGITETSTGVGGPPLALAYQHTSGPTLRSTVAVCFLVGEVISLAVLGLGGHIDGGTLVATAGFLPFLVLGSFLSRFTHHRLDGPLLRYLVLSFAVVSGVVVIIQA; this comes from the coding sequence ATGAGCGTCACTGTCTTCCTGCTGCTCGGCCTGACCGTGCTGGTCGCCGCCTTTCTGCAGGGTTCGGCCGGGATGGGGTTCGCTATGCTGGCCGCGCCGATCGTGAGCCTGGTGGATCCCACCCTCATCCCGGTGATGCTGCTGGTGCTGATGATCCCGCTGAACGCGTACGTCGGATGGCGCGAACGCGCAGACCTGGACTGGCGCGGGGTCGGCTGGATCAGCCTCGGGAGGTTCGCCGGCACCTTCATCGGCGTGTGGATCCTGGTGCTGGTCAGCGTGTCCCAGCTCTCTCTGCTGATCGGGATCTCGACAGTGCTCGCCGCGGTGGTCGCTCTGCTCGCGCCGTCGTTCGTGCCGAACCGACCCGGCCTGGCCGTGGTCGGGCTGATCACCGGGATCACGGAGACCTCGACCGGTGTCGGCGGTCCACCGCTCGCGCTCGCCTATCAGCACACCTCTGGCCCCACGCTGCGCTCCACCGTGGCGGTCTGCTTCCTGGTCGGTGAGGTCATCTCGCTGGCCGTACTCGGCCTCGGCGGTCACATCGACGGCGGCACTCTGGTTGCTACCGCCGGTTTCCTGCCATTCCTGGTCCTGGGGTCCTTCCTGAGCAGATTCACCCACCACCGGCTGGACGGTCCGCTGCTGCGCTATCTCGTCCTCTCCTTCGCGGTGGTCTCCGGGGTCGTCGTCATCATCCAGGCCTGA
- a CDS encoding MarR family winged helix-turn-helix transcriptional regulator, which yields MSAPDPAADPVDLAPLDADTLGPDLLAVLARLNRWATSHARLDVSAAQARLLAQIERTGPVRTSDLARLDRSSQPTITAQLQRAEQEGWALRTADPQDGRASLVELTDAGRAVLREVRRARAAALTPRLDELSQAERDTLTRAIAVIDRLIASP from the coding sequence GTGAGCGCACCTGATCCGGCCGCCGATCCCGTCGACCTGGCCCCGCTGGATGCCGACACGCTCGGCCCGGACCTGCTCGCCGTCCTCGCCCGGCTGAACCGCTGGGCGACCTCGCATGCGAGGCTCGACGTCTCCGCCGCGCAGGCACGGCTCCTGGCGCAGATCGAGCGGACCGGACCGGTCCGGACCTCGGACCTGGCTCGGCTGGACCGGTCCAGCCAACCCACGATCACTGCCCAGCTGCAGCGCGCTGAACAGGAGGGCTGGGCACTGCGCACGGCCGATCCGCAGGATGGCCGGGCCAGCCTGGTCGAGCTGACCGACGCCGGCCGTGCGGTGCTCCGCGAGGTCCGGCGCGCCCGCGCTGCCGCTCTCACTCCTCGGCTGGACGAGCTCAGTCAGGCAGAACGAGACACGCTCACTCGGGCGATCGCCGTCATCGACCGCCTGATCGCCTCGCCCTAA
- a CDS encoding MFS transporter, which produces MLRQPRSVLAVAFASIIAFMGIGLVDPILKPIADELGATPSEVSLLFTSYMAVMGLAMLLTGAVSSRLGAKKTLLLGLVIIILGAGMAGTQDGVAGIIAWRAVWGLGNALFVATALATIVSSARGSVGQAIVLYEAALGVGIAIGPVVGGLLGHLSWRGPFFGVSGLMLIAAVATIFLVPATPKPPRATSLAEPILALRHRGLLITGLTALLYNFGFFTLLAFTPFPLDLGALEIGGIFFGWGVLLAITSVWLAPRLQRRFGTLRPITGALLAFALILVVMAVFTDHKVVLAAGVILAGAALGINNTLITETVMKAAPVERGVASAAYSFVRFAGGAVAPWLAGYLGERVSVHLPFWVGAASVLAAALLITAGRRTLAHVEDPAQASGHTVAEAAELTAADS; this is translated from the coding sequence ATGCTGCGTCAACCACGTTCCGTGCTGGCAGTCGCCTTCGCGAGCATCATCGCCTTCATGGGCATCGGTCTGGTGGACCCGATCCTCAAACCGATCGCCGACGAGCTGGGCGCGACACCGTCCGAGGTCTCCTTGCTGTTCACCAGCTATATGGCGGTGATGGGTCTGGCCATGCTGCTCACCGGTGCAGTCTCGAGCAGACTCGGGGCGAAGAAGACGCTCCTGCTCGGCCTGGTGATCATCATCCTCGGCGCCGGGATGGCCGGCACGCAGGACGGCGTCGCCGGGATCATCGCCTGGCGTGCGGTCTGGGGTCTGGGCAACGCCCTGTTCGTGGCCACCGCCCTGGCCACGATCGTCTCCTCGGCACGCGGCTCCGTGGGTCAGGCGATCGTGCTCTACGAGGCGGCTCTGGGCGTGGGTATCGCGATCGGTCCGGTGGTCGGCGGACTGCTCGGCCACCTCTCCTGGCGGGGCCCGTTCTTCGGCGTCTCCGGCCTGATGCTGATCGCCGCGGTCGCCACGATCTTCCTGGTGCCGGCTACGCCGAAACCGCCTCGAGCGACCTCGCTCGCCGAACCGATCCTGGCGCTGCGCCACCGCGGCCTGCTGATTACCGGGCTGACCGCGCTGCTGTACAACTTCGGCTTCTTCACCCTGCTCGCCTTCACCCCGTTCCCGCTGGACCTGGGCGCCTTGGAGATCGGCGGGATCTTCTTCGGCTGGGGCGTGCTGCTGGCGATCACTTCGGTGTGGCTGGCGCCACGGCTACAGCGCCGGTTCGGGACGTTGCGTCCGATCACCGGGGCGCTGCTGGCCTTCGCCCTGATCCTGGTGGTGATGGCCGTCTTCACCGACCATAAGGTGGTGCTCGCCGCCGGCGTGATCCTGGCCGGTGCGGCATTGGGGATCAACAACACGCTGATCACCGAGACGGTGATGAAGGCGGCGCCGGTGGAGCGGGGTGTCGCCTCAGCGGCCTACAGCTTCGTCCGGTTCGCCGGGGGAGCGGTGGCCCCGTGGCTTGCCGGCTATCTCGGCGAACGGGTGAGTGTGCACCTGCCGTTCTGGGTGGGTGCCGCCTCGGTGCTCGCTGCAGCGCTGCTGATCACCGCCGGACGTCGGACGCTGGCACACGTGGAGGATCCCGCCCAGGCCTCCGGCCACACCGTGGCGGAGGCGGCCGAACTCACCGCGGCCGACTCCTGA
- a CDS encoding ABC transporter permease: MPEASAVVTGHVPRARHATTYITLVRWSLSQVGAMLPLIVVIQAALAAGIVIGFGFLIPGIDPATALFLSTGTPTVLLLVLGLVMVPQGVSRARTDGTFAYLRTLPLARPLLLAAELTIWLLVALPSVAVAVLVARLRYDLVLSLDWPVLIAAALLVTLTATAVGYAIAVSMPPTLAQLLTQVLVFFVLLFSPVTFPADQLPTWFQSVHDYLPARPGADLVRAGLVADTYAASGRDLVVLVLWCLAGIALSVRALVRRS, from the coding sequence ATGCCTGAGGCTTCCGCCGTCGTCACCGGCCACGTTCCCCGGGCGAGGCACGCGACCACCTACATCACTCTGGTGCGCTGGTCTCTGTCGCAGGTCGGTGCCATGCTGCCGCTGATCGTCGTCATCCAGGCCGCTCTGGCCGCCGGGATCGTGATCGGCTTCGGCTTCCTCATCCCGGGCATCGATCCTGCTACGGCGCTATTCCTGTCTACCGGAACACCGACCGTCCTGCTCCTGGTCCTCGGCCTGGTGATGGTGCCCCAAGGTGTGTCCCGGGCCCGGACCGACGGGACGTTCGCCTACCTGCGCACCCTGCCCCTAGCCAGGCCGCTGCTGCTGGCCGCAGAACTGACCATCTGGCTGCTCGTTGCCCTGCCCAGCGTCGCCGTCGCCGTCCTCGTGGCCCGGCTCCGTTACGACCTGGTCCTCTCGCTGGACTGGCCGGTCCTCATCGCCGCAGCTCTCCTGGTGACCCTCACCGCCACGGCCGTCGGCTACGCGATCGCGGTGAGCATGCCGCCTACTCTCGCCCAGCTGCTCACCCAGGTCCTGGTGTTCTTCGTCCTGCTGTTCTCCCCGGTCACCTTTCCGGCCGATCAGCTACCCACCTGGTTCCAGTCCGTGCACGATTACCTCCCGGCACGCCCCGGGGCCGATCTGGTCCGGGCCGGGCTGGTGGCCGACACCTACGCCGCGAGCGGGCGTGACCTCGTTGTCCTGGTGCTGTGGTGCCTGGCCGGGATCGCCCTCTCCGTGCGAGCGCTGGTGCGTCGGTCCTGA
- a CDS encoding ABC transporter ATP-binding protein, with protein sequence MNEDVLQVTALTRRFGAVVANDDISLRVRAGAVVGLLGHNGAGKTTLVSQVVGLLRPDAGAIQVSGCDAVADPAAARRRVSIQPQGQAPIDGLSPRLAIEMSARLRGLSRTAARAAAQHLGEELDITEWLDRRALPDGRGLSGGIRRLTAFAMALAAPTPLLILDEPTNDVDAARRRLLWRAVRRRGDEGAGVLLVTHNVAEAEQIVDDLVILHRGKVVTSGSPAHLRGTQEDDLRLELQSPPAVAGAADEHAVPLAVRRRVRTGRRLLLTFPAGEAAVAVDWATTLRTRGIIEGYTLGPATLEDAYLSATTDRRLEPAETGQESAHA encoded by the coding sequence ATGAACGAGGACGTACTACAGGTGACGGCACTGACCCGTAGGTTCGGTGCAGTCGTCGCCAACGATGACATCTCACTGCGGGTTCGTGCGGGTGCCGTGGTCGGTCTTCTCGGCCACAACGGCGCAGGCAAGACCACTCTGGTCTCGCAGGTGGTCGGCCTGCTCCGGCCGGACGCCGGGGCGATCCAGGTGAGCGGCTGCGACGCGGTGGCCGATCCGGCCGCGGCGCGCCGTCGGGTGTCGATACAACCCCAGGGCCAGGCCCCGATCGACGGGCTCTCCCCGCGGCTCGCGATCGAGATGAGCGCCCGGTTACGCGGCCTGTCTCGGACGGCGGCCCGGGCGGCGGCCCAGCATCTCGGCGAAGAGTTGGACATCACCGAGTGGCTCGACCGCCGGGCCCTACCGGACGGCCGGGGCCTCTCCGGTGGGATCCGGCGGCTGACCGCTTTCGCCATGGCGCTGGCGGCGCCCACCCCCCTGCTCATCCTGGATGAGCCCACCAACGACGTCGACGCGGCCCGCCGCCGTCTGCTGTGGCGTGCCGTGCGCCGCCGCGGCGACGAGGGCGCCGGCGTTCTGCTGGTCACCCACAACGTCGCCGAGGCCGAGCAGATCGTGGACGACCTGGTGATCCTGCACCGCGGCAAGGTCGTCACCTCAGGTTCACCCGCGCACCTGCGGGGCACCCAGGAGGACGACCTGCGGCTGGAGCTTCAGTCGCCACCGGCGGTCGCCGGGGCCGCCGACGAGCACGCGGTGCCGCTTGCTGTCCGCCGGAGGGTGCGCACCGGCCGGCGCCTTCTGCTGACCTTCCCCGCCGGTGAGGCGGCGGTCGCCGTGGACTGGGCCACCACGCTGCGCACCCGGGGAATCATCGAGGGCTACACGCTCGGGCCGGCCACCTTGGAGGACGCCTACCTGTCCGCCACCACCGACCGGCGGCTCGAGCCGGCCGAGACCGGACAGGAGAGCGCACATGCCTGA
- a CDS encoding TetR/AcrR family transcriptional regulator, with amino-acid sequence MTPPRSRREQQQLTRDALIRAGRVVFARDGYHQANLTLIATEAGYSKGAVYSNFDSKADLFLAMLEENIDVSLGDGAWDPFGSQAPDGCSADLPDEQEEVAGLIRGLSLATLEFIATAARDESLVAQLATRLDVLVEGYAAIVDPSQSEHQGLLPEEVGALLAALDQGAALLTLSGSRVIDQRILREGMRRLLTPTEEREPAGQKGEPVLHDEVTRRRIAAAISLGRGVEAAE; translated from the coding sequence GTGACCCCTCCTCGTTCGCGCCGTGAGCAGCAGCAGCTCACTCGCGACGCGCTGATCCGGGCTGGGCGAGTGGTGTTCGCCAGGGACGGTTATCACCAGGCGAACCTGACGTTGATCGCGACGGAGGCGGGGTACTCCAAGGGGGCGGTCTACTCCAACTTCGACAGCAAGGCCGACCTGTTCCTCGCGATGCTCGAGGAGAACATCGACGTGTCGTTGGGAGACGGCGCGTGGGACCCGTTCGGGTCGCAGGCCCCGGACGGGTGCAGCGCCGATCTGCCGGACGAGCAGGAGGAGGTCGCCGGGCTGATCCGGGGGCTGTCCCTCGCGACCTTGGAGTTCATCGCCACGGCTGCCCGGGACGAGTCGCTGGTCGCTCAGCTGGCCACGCGACTGGATGTCCTGGTGGAGGGGTACGCGGCGATCGTGGACCCGTCGCAGTCGGAGCACCAGGGGTTGCTTCCGGAGGAGGTGGGGGCATTGCTGGCCGCGTTGGACCAGGGTGCGGCGCTCTTGACCTTGAGTGGCAGCCGGGTGATCGATCAGCGGATCCTCCGCGAGGGGATGCGCCGACTGCTCACTCCCACCGAGGAACGGGAGCCGGCCGGCCAGAAGGGCGAGCCCGTTCTGCACGATGAGGTGACGCGGCGGCGGATCGCCGCCGCGATCAGCCTAGGACGGGGTGTCGAGGCCGCCGAGTAG
- a CDS encoding FBP domain-containing protein encodes MTPLTEREIRRCFVNATRGQAQRATVPPLADLDWNRLDYFGWRDAKAPLAGYVIIEIDGGPIGILLRAPSKGGHQRQAVCAWCEDIVEVDGVSLFVAPRAGAAGRRGDSIGTLLCGDFRCSANVRRRPTRAEAGTDEGARERLVASRIAGLQRRAAQFVVEVSRTG; translated from the coding sequence ATGACCCCACTCACCGAACGAGAGATCCGCCGCTGCTTCGTCAACGCGACCCGCGGCCAGGCGCAGCGCGCCACGGTGCCGCCGCTCGCCGATCTGGACTGGAACCGACTGGACTACTTCGGCTGGCGCGATGCCAAGGCACCGCTGGCCGGCTATGTGATCATCGAGATCGACGGCGGACCCATCGGGATCCTGCTCCGGGCACCGAGCAAAGGTGGTCACCAGCGCCAGGCGGTCTGTGCCTGGTGCGAGGACATCGTCGAGGTAGACGGGGTCAGCCTGTTCGTGGCTCCGCGAGCGGGCGCAGCGGGGCGGCGCGGGGACTCCATCGGCACCCTGCTGTGCGGTGACTTCCGCTGCTCGGCGAACGTCCGCCGTCGTCCTACCCGCGCTGAGGCGGGCACTGACGAGGGGGCCCGCGAGCGCCTGGTGGCCAGCCGGATCGCCGGCCTGCAGCGGCGGGCCGCGCAGTTCGTGGTGGAGGTGAGCCGGACCGGCTGA